The DNA window CCGGTAACCCGGCCCCGGTCAGGGCTTGCTCATCCTGGCCAGGAGCCTGGCAACAGTTTCGCGTGGAAGGAACCGTTGTGCGAAAATGCTGGCCTTATTAACCAAACGCGGCACCACCAGCCCACCGCCTTGCTGGAGCTGCATGAGCGCGTCATTGACCACTTCCTCAGGTGGCTGCGGGCCGCCCGGAAACTTGTGGCGTCCCTCGCGCGCGCCGATGTTCACAAAATTGGTTCGTGTGCCGCCGGGGCAGAGTGTTACCACAGCCACCTTGTAAGGCCTCAACTCTTCCCGAATCGCCATCGAGAAGCTGCTCATAAAGGCTTTTGTAGCAGCATATGCTGTTGCGTATGGAATCGGCTGAAAGCCTGTCATCGATGAAACATTGATGATTCCGCCATTTTGCCGTTCAATCATCCCCGGCAGAAGGTGGTAAGTTAGCTCCATCAGGGCCTCTATTTGCAGGCGCATCAAGCTCGTTTGTTGATCGAAGGGCAGTTCCCAGAACTTCCCTCGGGCGCCGAAGCCTGCGTTATTGACAAGGAGGTCGATTGCATACCCGCGCTGATTGACCTGCCGGGCAAGTTGTCCGCCTGCCCCGGGCACGCTCAAGTCTATTTCCAGAGGTTCGGCGAGAATGGTGTGTTTAGTCTTGAGTTCGCTTCCCAGAGTCTCGAGTTTGTGGCCAGAGCGTGCAACCAGGAGTACATTCTTCCCACGCGCAGCGAGCTGACGGGCAAAACATTCTCCGATGCCGCTTGACGCGCCGGTAATCAGTGAGTAAAAGGGAGGACTCATGCCTCAAGCCCGGTGGCTGAACTTTGTGAGCTCCTGGCGCTTGTACTAAAGCCTACAGAGCGCTTCCGATGATAAAGAGCTTCACGCACGGGCCCCGGATAGCGCGTCTTGAAGATGATATCCCAGAAACCGTTGGTGAGGCCGTAGCCCTTCTCCATGCCTTTCGGGCTGTGGTGGTAATAGTGGTGCCTCTTGATATAACGGAAGTAAGGACTTCGGAAGTTATAAAAGTGCACAGAGTGATGTATCCATTCCTCGATCACATAGCATTGCACCACACCCGCCAGGAGGACGGGAAGCGTGTAGACCGGTGCAATAAAGCTCACCGGCGCGGCAACGAAAAACAAGGGAAGGAGATCCCGCAGCTCTCCGTTGATGTGATGTCCGTCGAAAGGGCGCTCATGATGTTCCCAGTGGAGCGGATCCAGGCGTTCGTGCAGGAACCGGCGGATGATCCCTTCGCCCGGAGCAAAGCGCCCATGCAGCACGAATCGATGGAAGAGGTATTCTACAAATGTCCAAATCGGCAGCCCGCAGGCATAGAAGAAAATCGCAGCCAGAGGGTGCGGCGAACGCAACGCGAAGAAAAGTACGACAAGGGCATAGAAAGTGTAAAAAACCGTCATCGGGTAGAGCCGATGGCGGGAAATGCGGGCCTGCTGGCGCTTGTAGACGCCGAATGGTACATCGGTATATGCCAACCGGAGCTCGCTCTGCTCAACTCGCGCGGTTTCACCTGAAACGATCTTCCCCATTGATGCCCCCAGCGTGTAATGTTCC is part of the Acidobacteriota bacterium genome and encodes:
- a CDS encoding SDR family oxidoreductase, translating into MSPPFYSLITGASSGIGECFARQLAARGKNVLLVARSGHKLETLGSELKTKHTILAEPLEIDLSVPGAGGQLARQVNQRGYAIDLLVNNAGFGARGKFWELPFDQQTSLMRLQIEALMELTYHLLPGMIERQNGGIINVSSMTGFQPIPYATAYAATKAFMSSFSMAIREELRPYKVAVVTLCPGGTRTNFVNIGAREGRHKFPGGPQPPEEVVNDALMQLQQGGGLVVPRLVNKASIFAQRFLPRETVARLLARMSKP